One genomic window of Cannabis sativa cultivar Pink pepper isolate KNU-18-1 chromosome 2, ASM2916894v1, whole genome shotgun sequence includes the following:
- the LOC133034788 gene encoding uncharacterized protein LOC133034788, protein MGDSDTRNIRSICILAHVDHGKTTLADHLIASSGGGLLHPKLAGRLRFMDYLDEEQRRAITMKSSSIGLRYKEHSINLIDSPGHMDFCSEVSTAARLSDGALVLVDAVEGVHIQTHAVLRQAWIEKLTPCLVLNKIDRLISELMLSPMEAYTRLLRIVHEVNGIVSAYKSEKYLSEVDSILAGPSGEFGDESHEFVEDDEEDTFQPQKGNVAFVCALDGWGFTIHDFAEFYASKLGASAAALQKALWGPRYFNAKSKMIVGKKGIGGGSKARPMFVQFVLEPLWQVYQAALDTDGDKKMLEKVIKSFNLSVPPRELQNKDPKIVLQSVMSRWLPLSEAVLSMVVKCMPDPITAQAFRIPRLLPKREVVVDEVDSDVLAEAELVRASVEACDLSPEAPCVAFVSKMFAVPKKMLPQRNSQGEFINNYIDESEDDDSGECFLAFARIFSGVLYSGQKIYVLSALYDPLKAESMQNHVQEAELQSVYLMMGQGLNSVPSARAGNVVAIRGLGQYILKSATLSSTKNSWPFSSMEFQVAPTLRVAIEPSDPADITALMKGLKLLNRADPFVEVTVSSRGEHVLSAAGEVHLERCIMDLKERFARVSLEVSPPLVFYKETIEGDAINTLENLKTLVGSSDYVERTTPNKRCVVRVQVIKLPPSLTKVLDESSDLLGDIIGGKTGHTNKRFPTQISSLTDTDTPIETLRKRMIDAVESDILSRNENDKDRVEKLKGKWLKLLKRIWSLGPRQIGPNILFTPDSEEKSTDSSVLIRGSSHVSNKLGFVDGSGLSDIADKTSSESTQALYVEAERLESSIVSGFQLATAAGPLCDEPMWGLAFVVEAFISPMTAPDESETSQLQSEQYGIFSGQVMTAVKDACRASVLEKKPRLVEAMYFCELNTSTEYLGPMYAVLSRRRARVLKEEMQEGSPLFTVHAYVPVSESFGFADELRRWTSGAASALLVLSHWEALPEDPFFVPKTEEEIEEFGDGSSVLPNTARKLIDNVRRRKGLPVEEKVVQHATKQRTLARKV, encoded by the coding sequence ATGGGGGATTCCGATACACGTAATATCCGAAGCATATGCATATTAGCTCATGTCGATCACGGCAAGACCACGCTTGCCGATCACTTGATCGCCTCTTCCGGAGGTGGTTTACTCCACCCTAAGCTCGCCGGGCGTCTCCGGTTCATGGACTATCTCGATGAGGAGCAGCGGCGCGCCATTACCATGAAGAGCTCCTCAATAGGTCTCCGGTATAAGGAGCATTCCATTAACCTTATTGATTCCCCTGGCCATATGGATTTCTGTAGCGAGGTCTCTACGGCGGCGCGATTGAGTGACGGAGCATTAGTTTTGGTTGATGCCGTCGAAGGTGTTCATATCCAAACCCATGCGGTTTTGCGGCAAGCTTGGATTGAGAAGCTAACCCCGTGTTTGGTGCTTAACAAGATTGATAGATTAATTAGTGAGCTTATGTTGAGTCCCATGGAGGCGTATACGAGGTTGTTGAGGATTGTTCATGAAGTCAATGGCATTGTGAGTGCGTATAAGTCTGAGAAATATTTGTCAGAAGTTGATTCGATACTTGCTGGGCCTTCTGGTGAATTTGGAGATGAGAGTCATGAATTTGTAGAGGACGATGAGGAAGATACTTTTCAACCCCAAAAGGGAAATGTGGCATTTGTGTGTGCATTGGATGGATGGGGTTTTACTATACATGATTTCGCCGAGTTCTATGCTTCCAAGCTTGGGGCAAGTGCAGCTGCATTGCAAAAGGCGCTATGGGGTCCTCGGTATTTCAATGCAAAGAGTAAGATGATTGTGGGGAAGAAGGGAATTGGTGGAGGAAGTAAAGCTCGTCCTATGTTTGTTCAGTTTGTGCTTGAGCCACTTTGGCAAGTTTACCAGGCTGCTTTGGATACTGATGGAGACAAAAAGATGCTTGAGAAAGTAATTAAGTCATTTAATCTGTCTGTACCACCTCGGGAGCTTCAAAACAAGGATCCCAAAATTGTACTTCAATCAGTGATGAGCCGTTGGCTTCCTCTGTCTGAAGCAGTGTTATCAATGGTAGTCAAGTGTATGCCTGACCCTATTACAGCACAGGCATTTCGAATTCCACGTTTACTCCCCAAAAGAGAGGTTGTCGTTGATGAAGTTGATTCTGATGTGCTTGCAGAGGCTGAGCTTGTGAGAGCATCGGTTGAAGCTTGTGATTTGAGTCCGGAAGCTCCTTGTGTTGCTTTTGTATCCAAGATGTTTGCTGTTCCGAAGAAAATGCTTCCTCAAAGGAATTCCCAAGGTGAATTCATCAATAATTATATTGATGAAAGTGAAGATGATGACTCGGGCGAATGCTTTCTTGCATTTGCGAGGATCTTTAGTGGGGTTCTTTATTCAGGACAGAAGATTTATGTACTTTCAGCTCTATATGATCCATTAAAAGCAGAGTCAATGCAAAATCATGTACAGGAGGCTGAGTTGCAATCTGTGTACCTAATGATGGGTCAAGGTTTAAACTCTGTTCCTTCTGCTCGTGCAGGAAATGTTGTGGCAATAAGAGGCCTCGGCCAATATATTCTGAAAAGTGCAACTCTTTCTTCCACAAAGAACTCTTGGCCATTCTCAAGTATGGAGTTTCAAGTTGCTCCAACCCTTAGAGTTGCTATTGAACCATCTGATCCTGCAGATATAACTGCATTAATGAAAGGTTTAAAGCTTCTAAACAGAGCAGACCCGTTTGTAGAGGTCACAGTTTCTTCAAGGGGAGAGCATGTTCTGTCTGCTGCAGGGGAAGTTCATCTTGAGAGATGCATAATGGATTTGAAGGAGAGGTTTGCTAGAGTAAGCTTGGAAGTTTCACCGCCTCTTGTTTTTTATAAAGAGACTATTGAGGGAGATGCAATTAATACTCTTGAGAATTTAAAAACTTTAGTTGGGAGCTCAGATTATGTTGAGAGGACCACTCCAAATAAAAGGTGTGTCGTTCGGGTGCAAGTCATAAAGCTACCACCTTCTCTAACTAAGGTTCTTGATGAAAGTTCTGATTTACTTGGAGATATTATTGGTGGTAAGACTGGACATACAAATAAAAGATTCCCAACACAGATATCTAGTCTTACGGACACTGATACTCCAATAGAAACCTTAAGAAAACGCATGATAGATGCTGTGGAGAGTGATATTTTGTCAAGGAACGAGAATGATAAGGACCGGGTAGAAAAGCTAAAAGGAAAATGGCTAAAGCTTCTTAAGAGAATCTGGTCACTTGGACCTCGGCAGATTGGTCCTAACATTCTCTTTACTCCAGATTCTGAAGAAAAAAGTACTGACTCCTCTGTTCTCATTCGCGGTTCCTCTCATGTATCCAACAAACTAGGATTCGTAGATGGTTCCGGTCTCTCTGACATAGCAGACAAGACATCCTCAGAATCAACTCAAGCACTGTATGTTGAGGCAGAGCGTCTTGAGAGTAGCATAGTGTCTGGTTTTCAGCTAGCTACAGCAGCTGGCCCGTTATGTGACGAACCCATGTGGGGTTTGGCATTTGTTGTTGAAGCTTTTATTTCTCCAATGACAGCTCCTGATGAATCTGAAACCTCTCAACTGCAGTCTGAACAATATGGTATCTTTAGTGGTCAGGTTATGACAGCTGTTAAAGATGCTTGTAGAGCATCTGTGTTAGAAAAGAAACCACGACTTGTGGAAGCAATGTACTTTTGCGAGCTAAACACATCGACAGAATATCTGGGTCCTATGTATGCTGTCCTTTCACGAAGGAGGGCGCGGGTTTTGAAAGAAGAAATGCAGGAAGGTTCTCCATTGTTCACGGTGCACGCATATGTTCCTGTATCTGAAAGCTTCGGTTTTGCAGATGAGCTTAGGAGGTGGACTTCCGGGGCTGCAAGTGCTCTCCTTGTGCTTAGCCACTGGGAA